ATTTGACTAAACCTCGGGGTTTGGGCAGATAGTTTGGCCAAACCTCAAGAGAGGTATTTACAAAAGGTAGAAAAAAAACAAGGGAGTACCAAATGTATTGACTTCTGCATTAAGTTTTTCCAATACCCCGGTTAGATCAATCATCAATGAAGGTCTTAACGTGTGGTGCTCAACTTGAacatttctttatttcttctgGCGGCTTAATAAGTGGCTGACTTTTTCAATTCAATGCTTAACGTTGATTATTCACCTAGTTAATTACTAATATAATCTCAGCAATCTATAACATTTCTAAATTTCCTATTGTACTTGCCAGCAATTATGCTGATGGTTGTTCAATTTCTCCTAGTAGCCAGGTCCAGTAGAAGATTCCCATCCAACTGGCACTTCAAAAACTATTGAGCAATTTGCCTAATCTATGAATTGACTTGCCCATGAAGAAATATATAATTGACACTGGGCATCAAGATCCCCAAAGAAAATAGATACAAGTGTTATAAAAACATGGCAAATTCGTACATCCAACTTCACTTTGTAGCATTATTCTTCCTTGCAAGTCTTACAATCCCCTCTAATTGCCTTCCAGGCCTTTATCCTAAAGCCCCTGTTGCCCTCTTTGTCTTTGGTGATTCACTTTTTGATCGTGGAAACAATGACTTCATTAAGACAACCACTACTTTCCAGGCAAATTTTCCGCCTTATGGAGAAACATTTTTTAAGCTCCCAACCGGGAGTTTCACTGATGGCCGCATTATCCCTGATTTTATAGGTAAGAGCGCTTTCTTGCAAAAATCTATATGTTTACAAATTAATCTTACGTGCTAAAGCCTGTGCAGATAGAGTATTTGATACTTGATTCGTTATGCATCTATATCTGTTAGTGCTTAAAGAGAAAACTTTTATAATGATGGTGTTTAAAAGATTAatctttaaaatatatttaaagcTAGTAGTGACTTTTTGCAGCTGAATTTGCAAAATTATCTCTAATTCCACCATACCTGCAAACTGCATATCATGAATTCTTGACTAATGGCGTGAACTTTGCATCTGGCGGTGCTGGTGCTCTTGCTGAAACTAACACCGGATTGGTACGTATTAGTTTGTGATTATGAGCAATTAATTCCAATATTTTAGTCACAGCCAATTGCTAATAGGTCAGTTTTTCATGTCATTTTTTAGGTGATCGACCTTAAAATGCAATTCAAGAACTTtaggaaagctaagaaacattTGAGGTTGAATATAGGTAAAAGAGCCGCAAAACGAGTGGTGAAAAATGCTGTATACTTGTTTGGCATTGGTAGTAATGATTACTTGAGCCCGTTGACTAATAATTCCAGTATATTTAAGTTGTATGCACCACAAGATTATGTAGCAATGGTGGTTGGCAACATTACATCGGTGGTTCAGGTAATATTccgattttctttcttttttcaaccTTTTTTTTAGTAGGAAAAATGTGGGGTTTAAGAATTCAGAATCTCTaacttacaaaatttcaaccttAATTACTAGATCAAAACCTTTTCGGCTATTTTCTCTTTCAACTTTGTTAACTCTTTATTGCTAATATTGGAATTTCCTTAGCCAACACATATTGGCTTAGTTGATAGTACCATTTCCTCTAAAAACGGATCGCAAGTGGTCGAgggtagggatggcaacggagTGGGGTTGGAGCGGGGGATGCCTAcaaattccccccccccccccccgccccatcccccgtctCCCGCTCCCCCCGCCCCACTTCCCCCGCAAgggctaataaaaatttgttatataattttattatagttaaattttaacaaataatcaagtactaaaatatcaacccttcatcaaattattattcattggaattttacaattgaaacttataaaaacaatcaaagaaaaattatttgaatacaatccaacatgatgaaataaatataactaaagtagtcaagttttcacttttgacacaaatacaatcactaattcattattgtgcttgtgctttttttaagaaaaaattgttattgtattaagtgtaattaggaatttagtataaatgtattagtaaatttagtataaccaattaataatttgtattagtacacatatataattattagtataattaataatatc
This Coffea arabica cultivar ET-39 chromosome 3e, Coffea Arabica ET-39 HiFi, whole genome shotgun sequence DNA region includes the following protein-coding sequences:
- the LOC113737575 gene encoding GDSL esterase/lipase 1-like: MANSYIQLHFVALFFLASLTIPSNCLPGLYPKAPVALFVFGDSLFDRGNNDFIKTTTTFQANFPPYGETFFKLPTGSFTDGRIIPDFIAEFAKLSLIPPYLQTAYHEFLTNGVNFASGGAGALAETNTGLVIDLKMQFKNFRKAKKHLRLNIGKRAAKRVVKNAVYLFGIGSNDYLSPLTNNSSIFKLYAPQDYVAMVVGNITSVVQKIHREGGRKFGILNLGPLGCLPRLRAANVAAGGNGECVEQVTALAKLHNVLLSQKLQLLQKRLKDFKYSYFDVFAASIATVQNPSKFGFKEVKSACCGSGPFRGYFSCGGKRGMKEYELCDNPKDYLFFDANHPTEAANLQSAEAMWGGPPNITGPYNLQSLFLL